One Trichoderma atroviride chromosome 7, complete sequence DNA segment encodes these proteins:
- a CDS encoding uncharacterized protein (EggNog:ENOG41~TransMembrane:2 (i1364-1385o1397-1419i)) codes for MNNANWIMSYSPPPRRRLSDDPPPRRYTGFSNERLSPERQFRPSRRGTKRNEDDFDVSYGGEPVPAHTASWEPQPAPESYDFLSTSPRTSSPTSGSYITEKNSSTIPSYVEGVENDGTKAEEVEEAGMSWTVTLPTNNEHMLYTHLSDSNSAWKTKKYHDKKIGTTTLESIYSIRYSTGEMGQGKITLFCPQGPTRDNDDSAPVQAKWLHVQRSSMSVKVLEKLVMDCPIINGDIRRVAILLLESVEKSFLRESENGAYIEPGSVLRFNGTRQVLHDAHNSVVTEPVIFSAFPFIELASSKNNSGSHERDDFYRRTLLQNLYGFDVVTSRGKNQVIHKMPVNCQPHDTLFVNQLWCLVIGSDILITLSDRPPDDLLGGTIEKRTDYFRQPLRIEIVDVKGFQHSMSISSKTPWVDFFRQVIYTVHGNLISIMDYELVDQADEVVTTERWAELAKAARPSLLKFHLVKRKAPTSRSSSVSSRRSSRSGIRRLLLLDYAQRDNRHSSRTSVSRYHTDTYDGDLSSRENISTSKRASTPRRLSIHGHPLMNEQQAPASSIEEQRETATSLEDNFFYISDDDENKTPKEGSPDVSMAKDAASSSKNVGTRQRDNELNEREEVSTSQPNTPVTMYRKAQVDDGSDSSDGDEMNKRSHNDLIGATSPDTSTELNLGDNMVLNGEHNSSQDNLPELRNLEKAQEIRFIFGNSTSFPRDVSYEGSRSRSSSLSNSTDESSHSRGRSLTRKRRAWRWESSSSAPDPSSRSGVRFQPQKRRLSDKDSAEMSPYGSSNATKVETRSVPKAVPFFFWRQNSMTSTFSSLDTQEQVLIKLLDQIDERISGDPVSRYYLKVAELTMDDLLSRQESLHESSLRMDSRLVQGKYSQMIRSGGQGIIDKPALDNAPGSTNTPLGQGANEQTYFGQTKALGLVSHDKALAKQLVEISQQIIWSFIPDTDGSVIHTLLKRLWGCVDIMCLQILWEENERERESECTYTIRDFSSQVKKTDLRRRELALAKTSYLDCGDCKTAKPYQSAIDALNHLHERHIECKHRDSDRPYDDPCYVWLRRTWHDGYPMRSSRDGLLGIMEEFIEELSFISDYVGELHNMTTRDSPTSDAVSTPPLSMNITHAFQQIIKMFVFRSKQLSLINRRRSLISGSSLENFPLIQRIDRKIEELFSLEMDANERIIDRLESAKKDIFLTGIGSHSEMLEAETVRVQFLALAFMSEIQRPLFQPSATGRSYAKDTLLRLYKDYTSRLHFEANNRPRKRVFLDIHGLEEELQALDKLVDSQESCLYNFLTLIDPLTSRYTTETRFREFRVEVQLGNDQLHRRIERRREIDNLATRLWILKDQVKQTIEIMEEDHGKAIRVFTVVTLFFLPLSFVSSFLGMNTTDVRNSEWNQAIFWITAVPVTVGVLSLAFIYGYRGEEIRDWMIQALQARSRQGTASAFHEMGGRTSFEARQKERYPAITAEQNTIEKRGFSNLVRSRMKNIPGWQRHMNGTFKVSDGLDGRVSIRRRNTEDSLAPMRHE; via the exons ATGAATAATGCAAACTGGATAATGAGTTATTCGCCTCCCCCACGTCGTCGATTGAGTGACGATCCTCCGCCCCGGAGATACACAGGTTTCTCGAATGAGCGGCTGAGCCCAGAAAGGCAGTTTCGTCCGTCTCGCAGAGGTACCAAAAGAAATGAAGACGACTTTGATGTTTCTTATGGTGGAGAGCCCGTACCCGCGCATACAGCTTCGTGGGAGCCCCAACCCGCCCCAGAGTCTTACGACTTTCTGAGCACTTCACCACgcacatcatcaccaaccagTGGCAGTTACATCACGGAGAAGAATTCCAGTACTATACCCAGTTACGTTGAAGGGGTTGAGAATGATGGCACAAAAGCTGAAGAAGTCGAGGAGGCTGGCATGTCGTGGACGGTGACCCTTCCGACCAACAACGAACACATGCTTTACACGCATTTGTCTGACTCGAATTCGGCttggaaaacaaaaaagtaTCATGACAAGAAGATTGGCACAACAACTCTTGAATCGATTTACTCCATAAGATATTCAACTGGTGAAATGGGACAAGGAAAAATTACACTTTTCTGTCCACAAGGCCCTACCAGGGACAATGACGATTCAGCTCCAGTGCAAGCCAAGTGGCT CCATGTTCAACGTTCTTCGATGAGCGTCAAAGTTTTGGAA AAACTCGTCATGGATTGCCCAATAATTAATGGAGATATCCGGAGAGTTGCCATTTTGCTCCTTGAGTCTGTCGAAAAGTCATTTCTCCGGGAATCTGAAAATGGTGCATATATCGAACCGGGTTCTGTTTTGCGATTTAATGGCACCCGCCAAGTACTTCATGACGCGCACAACTCTGTGGTCACGGAACCGGTTATTTTTTCGGCTTTCCCGTTTATAGAGTTGGCTTCGTCCAAAAACAACAGTGGATCTCACGAGAGAGATGATTTCTATCGTCGGACTCTCCTTCAGAATCTCTACGGATTTGACGTTGTCACAAGTCGGGGCAAGAACCAGGTTATTCATAAGATGCCGGTCAATTGCCAACCACACGACACATTGTTTGTCAATCAATTGTGGTGCCTGGTGATAGGCTCGGATATCTTAATCACTCTGTCGGACCGGCCGCCGGATGACTTGCTTGGTGGCACGATCGAGAAGCGTACCGACTACTTTAGACAGCCGCTGAGAATCGAGATTGTCGATGTCAAGGGCTTTCAGCATAGCATGAGCATATCATCGAAGACTCCATGGGTAGATTTCTTCCGGCAAGTTATATATACTGTTCACGGCAATCTCATTAGCATCATGGACTATGAGCTAGTTGATCAGGCAGACGAAGTTGTAACGACAGAACGATGGGCTGAACTAGCAAAAGCGGCGAGACCATCGCTTCTAAAGTTTCATCTTGTCAAAAGAAAAGCACCAACATCACGTTCATCAAGTGTATCTAGCCGACGAAGCAGCCGTTCGGGTATCAGACGACTTTTGCTACTCGATTACGCTCAGCGCGACAATCGCCACAGCTCAAGAACAAGCGTATCAAGATATCACACAGATACATACGACGGAGATCTGTCTTCTAGAGAAAACATATCTACATCTAAAAGGGCCTCAACTCCAAGACGACTGTCAATACATGGTCATCCTTTGATGAACGAACAACAGGCTCCTGCTAGCAGCATTGAAGAGCAAAGAGAAACGGCTACAAGCCTCGAAGACAATTTTTTCTATATaagcgacgatgacgaaaaCAAAACGCCGAAAGAAGGATCTCCAGACGTTTCAATGGCAAAAGATGCGGCTAGCTCCTCCAAGAATGTTGGCACTCGACAAAGGGACAACGAATTAAATGAACGCGAAGAGGTATCTACTTCTCAACCAAATACACCAGTTACTATGTACCGAAAAGCTCAAGTAGATGATGGATCTGACTCTTCTGATGGAGACGAGATGAACAAACGCAGTCACAATGATCTGATTGGCGCTACATCACCTGACACGAGTACCGAGTTGAACTTGGGTGATAATATGGTGCTAAACGGCGAACATAATTCTTCTCAAGATAATTTACCTGAGCTTCGCAATCTTGAAAAGGCGCAAGAGATAAGATTTATCTTTGGAAATAGTACCAGCTTTCCACGAGACGTTTCATATGAAGGGTCTCGCTCACGATCTTCCTCCCTTTCAAATTCGACAGATGAATCCTCCCATTCACGTGGAAGGAGTCTCACACGGAAACGGCGTGCCTGGAGATGGGAAAGTTCAAGTTCGGCGCCTGATCCTTCGTCGCGCTCTGGGGTGCGCTTCCAGCCTCAGAAGCGGCGCTTGAGTGACAAAGACAGTGCAGAGATGTCTCCTTATGGAAGTTCAAATGCTACCAAGGTAGAAACACGATCTGTACCAAAAGCTGTCCCATTCTTTTTCTGGAGACAAAACAGCATGACAAGTACATTCTCATCGCTCGACACTCAAGAACAGGTCTTGATTAAGCTTCTTGACCAAATAGATGAACGCATTTCCGGCGATCCAGTTAGCAGGTACTATTTGAAAGTTGCAGAACTAACTATGGACGATTTATTATCGAGACAAGAATCCCTTCACGAATCGAGTTTGAGGATGGATTCGAGGCTTGTTCAGGGGAAATACAGCCAAATGATTAGATCAGGTGGACAAGGAATAATTGATAAACCTGCTCTTGACAATGCGCCTGGTTCAACAAACACACCATTAGGCCAAGGTGCCAATGAGCAGACATACTTTGGCCAAACGAAAGCTCTAGGCCTCGTGAGCCACGATAAGGCACTTGCGAAACAACTGGTGGAGATAAGCCAGCAAATTATCTGGTCATTCATACCAGATACCGACGGCTCTGTGATACATACCCTATTAAAACGACTTTGGGGTTGTGTGGATATCATGTGTCTG CAAATACTTTGGGAAGAGAACGAAAGAGAGCGTGAATCTGAATGTACATATACCATACGTGACTTTTCGAGCCAGGTCAAGAAAACGGATCTTCGTAGGCGAGAGCTagccttggccaagacgtCCTATTTGGATTGCGGAGATTGTAAGACCGCAAAGCCTTATCAATCGGCCATTGACGCGCTGAATCATTTGCATGAAAGACATATTGAATGCAAGCATCGCGACTCTGATCGCCCATATGACGATCCCTGCTATGTATGGCTGCGTCGCACTTGGCACGATGGATATCCCATGCGAAGCTCTCGAGACGGACTTTTGGGAATTATGGAAGAATTCATCGAGGAGCTATCTTTTATCAGCGACTATGTGGGAGAGTTGCACAATATGACGACAAGAGATTCTCCAACAAGCGATGCAGTCTCTACACCTCCATTGTCCATGAACATTACTCATGCGTTTCAACAAATTATCAAAATGTTCGTCTTTCGCTCTAAGCAGCTATCTCTTATCAATCGGCGGCGAAGCTTGATCAGCGGAAGCTCACTTGAGAATTTCCCGTTAATTCAGCGCATTGATCGAAAGATTGAGGAACTCTTTTCGCTGGAAATGGACGCCAACGAACGCATAATAGACCGCTTAGAGAGTGCCAAGAAAGATATCTTTCTGACTGGTATCGGATCTCATTCTGAGATGCTTGAGGCTGAGACTGTCCGAGTCCAGTTTCTTGCATTGGCATTCATGTCAGAGATCCAAAGACCTCTGTTCCAGCCATCTGCCACGGGCCGCTCTTATGCAAAGGATACTCTCCTGCGGCTCTACAAAGATTACACATCTCGGCTTCATTTTGAGGCAAACAACCGACCTCGAAAACGGGTCTTTTTGGATATTCATGGcctcgaagaagagcttcaagcATTGGATAAATTAGTAGATAGCCAAGAAAGCTGTCTCTATAATTTCCTCACTCTCATCGACCCTCTGACTTCTCGATATACCACGGAGACACGATTCAGAGAGTTTCGAGTCGAAGTGCAACTTGGCAATGATCAGCTGCACCGCCGAATAGAAAGACGGCGAGAAATTGACAATTTAGCGACGCGACTATGGATTCTGAAAGATCAAGTTAAGCAAACGATTGAGATAATGGAAGAAGATCATGGAAAAGCCATCAGGGTATTCACTGTTGTcacgctttttttcttgccgcTGTCATTTGTTTCGAGCTTCCTCGGCATGAATACGACAGACGTGAGGAATTCGGAGTGGAATCAAGCCATTTTTTGGATAACTGCAGTACCAGTTACGGTAGGAGTACTATCACTCGCATTTATCTACGGCTACAGAGGTGAAGAAATCCGTGACTGGATGATTCAAGCATTGCAGGCTCGAAGCCGTCAAGgtacagcatcagcatttCACGAAATGGGTGGACGAACATCGTTCGAAGCGAGACAAAAAGAGCGGTATCCGGCTATAACAGCAGAACAAAATACAATTGAGAAAAGAGGCTTCAGCAATCTAGTAAGAAGCAGAATGAAGAATATACCTGGCTGGCAGCGTCACATGAACGGCACCTTCAAGGTATCCGACGGGCTTGACGGGAGAGTTTCGATAAGGCGGCGAAACACAGAAGATAGTCTGGCACCTATGAGACATGAATGA
- a CDS encoding uncharacterized protein (EggNog:ENOG41~TransMembrane:2 (i1149-1170o1182-1204i)), with amino-acid sequence MSVKVLEKLVMDCPIINGDIRRVAILLLESVEKSFLRESENGAYIEPGSVLRFNGTRQVLHDAHNSVVTEPVIFSAFPFIELASSKNNSGSHERDDFYRRTLLQNLYGFDVVTSRGKNQVIHKMPVNCQPHDTLFVNQLWCLVIGSDILITLSDRPPDDLLGGTIEKRTDYFRQPLRIEIVDVKGFQHSMSISSKTPWVDFFRQVIYTVHGNLISIMDYELVDQADEVVTTERWAELAKAARPSLLKFHLVKRKAPTSRSSSVSSRRSSRSGIRRLLLLDYAQRDNRHSSRTSVSRYHTDTYDGDLSSRENISTSKRASTPRRLSIHGHPLMNEQQAPASSIEEQRETATSLEDNFFYISDDDENKTPKEGSPDVSMAKDAASSSKNVGTRQRDNELNEREEVSTSQPNTPVTMYRKAQVDDGSDSSDGDEMNKRSHNDLIGATSPDTSTELNLGDNMVLNGEHNSSQDNLPELRNLEKAQEIRFIFGNSTSFPRDVSYEGSRSRSSSLSNSTDESSHSRGRSLTRKRRAWRWESSSSAPDPSSRSGVRFQPQKRRLSDKDSAEMSPYGSSNATKVETRSVPKAVPFFFWRQNSMTSTFSSLDTQEQVLIKLLDQIDERISGDPVSRYYLKVAELTMDDLLSRQESLHESSLRMDSRLVQGKYSQMIRSGGQGIIDKPALDNAPGSTNTPLGQGANEQTYFGQTKALGLVSHDKALAKQLVEISQQIIWSFIPDTDGSVIHTLLKRLWGCVDIMCLQILWEENERERESECTYTIRDFSSQVKKTDLRRRELALAKTSYLDCGDCKTAKPYQSAIDALNHLHERHIECKHRDSDRPYDDPCYVWLRRTWHDGYPMRSSRDGLLGIMEEFIEELSFISDYVGELHNMTTRDSPTSDAVSTPPLSMNITHAFQQIIKMFVFRSKQLSLINRRRSLISGSSLENFPLIQRIDRKIEELFSLEMDANERIIDRLESAKKDIFLTGIGSHSEMLEAETVRVQFLALAFMSEIQRPLFQPSATGRSYAKDTLLRLYKDYTSRLHFEANNRPRKRVFLDIHGLEEELQALDKLVDSQESCLYNFLTLIDPLTSRYTTETRFREFRVEVQLGNDQLHRRIERRREIDNLATRLWILKDQVKQTIEIMEEDHGKAIRVFTVVTLFFLPLSFVSSFLGMNTTDVRNSEWNQAIFWITAVPVTVGVLSLAFIYGYRGEEIRDWMIQALQARSRQGTASAFHEMGGRTSFEARQKERYPAITAEQNTIEKRGFSNLVRSRMKNIPGWQRHMNGTFKVSDGLDGRVSIRRRNTEDSLAPMRHE; translated from the exons ATGAGCGTCAAAGTTTTGGAA AAACTCGTCATGGATTGCCCAATAATTAATGGAGATATCCGGAGAGTTGCCATTTTGCTCCTTGAGTCTGTCGAAAAGTCATTTCTCCGGGAATCTGAAAATGGTGCATATATCGAACCGGGTTCTGTTTTGCGATTTAATGGCACCCGCCAAGTACTTCATGACGCGCACAACTCTGTGGTCACGGAACCGGTTATTTTTTCGGCTTTCCCGTTTATAGAGTTGGCTTCGTCCAAAAACAACAGTGGATCTCACGAGAGAGATGATTTCTATCGTCGGACTCTCCTTCAGAATCTCTACGGATTTGACGTTGTCACAAGTCGGGGCAAGAACCAGGTTATTCATAAGATGCCGGTCAATTGCCAACCACACGACACATTGTTTGTCAATCAATTGTGGTGCCTGGTGATAGGCTCGGATATCTTAATCACTCTGTCGGACCGGCCGCCGGATGACTTGCTTGGTGGCACGATCGAGAAGCGTACCGACTACTTTAGACAGCCGCTGAGAATCGAGATTGTCGATGTCAAGGGCTTTCAGCATAGCATGAGCATATCATCGAAGACTCCATGGGTAGATTTCTTCCGGCAAGTTATATATACTGTTCACGGCAATCTCATTAGCATCATGGACTATGAGCTAGTTGATCAGGCAGACGAAGTTGTAACGACAGAACGATGGGCTGAACTAGCAAAAGCGGCGAGACCATCGCTTCTAAAGTTTCATCTTGTCAAAAGAAAAGCACCAACATCACGTTCATCAAGTGTATCTAGCCGACGAAGCAGCCGTTCGGGTATCAGACGACTTTTGCTACTCGATTACGCTCAGCGCGACAATCGCCACAGCTCAAGAACAAGCGTATCAAGATATCACACAGATACATACGACGGAGATCTGTCTTCTAGAGAAAACATATCTACATCTAAAAGGGCCTCAACTCCAAGACGACTGTCAATACATGGTCATCCTTTGATGAACGAACAACAGGCTCCTGCTAGCAGCATTGAAGAGCAAAGAGAAACGGCTACAAGCCTCGAAGACAATTTTTTCTATATaagcgacgatgacgaaaaCAAAACGCCGAAAGAAGGATCTCCAGACGTTTCAATGGCAAAAGATGCGGCTAGCTCCTCCAAGAATGTTGGCACTCGACAAAGGGACAACGAATTAAATGAACGCGAAGAGGTATCTACTTCTCAACCAAATACACCAGTTACTATGTACCGAAAAGCTCAAGTAGATGATGGATCTGACTCTTCTGATGGAGACGAGATGAACAAACGCAGTCACAATGATCTGATTGGCGCTACATCACCTGACACGAGTACCGAGTTGAACTTGGGTGATAATATGGTGCTAAACGGCGAACATAATTCTTCTCAAGATAATTTACCTGAGCTTCGCAATCTTGAAAAGGCGCAAGAGATAAGATTTATCTTTGGAAATAGTACCAGCTTTCCACGAGACGTTTCATATGAAGGGTCTCGCTCACGATCTTCCTCCCTTTCAAATTCGACAGATGAATCCTCCCATTCACGTGGAAGGAGTCTCACACGGAAACGGCGTGCCTGGAGATGGGAAAGTTCAAGTTCGGCGCCTGATCCTTCGTCGCGCTCTGGGGTGCGCTTCCAGCCTCAGAAGCGGCGCTTGAGTGACAAAGACAGTGCAGAGATGTCTCCTTATGGAAGTTCAAATGCTACCAAGGTAGAAACACGATCTGTACCAAAAGCTGTCCCATTCTTTTTCTGGAGACAAAACAGCATGACAAGTACATTCTCATCGCTCGACACTCAAGAACAGGTCTTGATTAAGCTTCTTGACCAAATAGATGAACGCATTTCCGGCGATCCAGTTAGCAGGTACTATTTGAAAGTTGCAGAACTAACTATGGACGATTTATTATCGAGACAAGAATCCCTTCACGAATCGAGTTTGAGGATGGATTCGAGGCTTGTTCAGGGGAAATACAGCCAAATGATTAGATCAGGTGGACAAGGAATAATTGATAAACCTGCTCTTGACAATGCGCCTGGTTCAACAAACACACCATTAGGCCAAGGTGCCAATGAGCAGACATACTTTGGCCAAACGAAAGCTCTAGGCCTCGTGAGCCACGATAAGGCACTTGCGAAACAACTGGTGGAGATAAGCCAGCAAATTATCTGGTCATTCATACCAGATACCGACGGCTCTGTGATACATACCCTATTAAAACGACTTTGGGGTTGTGTGGATATCATGTGTCTG CAAATACTTTGGGAAGAGAACGAAAGAGAGCGTGAATCTGAATGTACATATACCATACGTGACTTTTCGAGCCAGGTCAAGAAAACGGATCTTCGTAGGCGAGAGCTagccttggccaagacgtCCTATTTGGATTGCGGAGATTGTAAGACCGCAAAGCCTTATCAATCGGCCATTGACGCGCTGAATCATTTGCATGAAAGACATATTGAATGCAAGCATCGCGACTCTGATCGCCCATATGACGATCCCTGCTATGTATGGCTGCGTCGCACTTGGCACGATGGATATCCCATGCGAAGCTCTCGAGACGGACTTTTGGGAATTATGGAAGAATTCATCGAGGAGCTATCTTTTATCAGCGACTATGTGGGAGAGTTGCACAATATGACGACAAGAGATTCTCCAACAAGCGATGCAGTCTCTACACCTCCATTGTCCATGAACATTACTCATGCGTTTCAACAAATTATCAAAATGTTCGTCTTTCGCTCTAAGCAGCTATCTCTTATCAATCGGCGGCGAAGCTTGATCAGCGGAAGCTCACTTGAGAATTTCCCGTTAATTCAGCGCATTGATCGAAAGATTGAGGAACTCTTTTCGCTGGAAATGGACGCCAACGAACGCATAATAGACCGCTTAGAGAGTGCCAAGAAAGATATCTTTCTGACTGGTATCGGATCTCATTCTGAGATGCTTGAGGCTGAGACTGTCCGAGTCCAGTTTCTTGCATTGGCATTCATGTCAGAGATCCAAAGACCTCTGTTCCAGCCATCTGCCACGGGCCGCTCTTATGCAAAGGATACTCTCCTGCGGCTCTACAAAGATTACACATCTCGGCTTCATTTTGAGGCAAACAACCGACCTCGAAAACGGGTCTTTTTGGATATTCATGGcctcgaagaagagcttcaagcATTGGATAAATTAGTAGATAGCCAAGAAAGCTGTCTCTATAATTTCCTCACTCTCATCGACCCTCTGACTTCTCGATATACCACGGAGACACGATTCAGAGAGTTTCGAGTCGAAGTGCAACTTGGCAATGATCAGCTGCACCGCCGAATAGAAAGACGGCGAGAAATTGACAATTTAGCGACGCGACTATGGATTCTGAAAGATCAAGTTAAGCAAACGATTGAGATAATGGAAGAAGATCATGGAAAAGCCATCAGGGTATTCACTGTTGTcacgctttttttcttgccgcTGTCATTTGTTTCGAGCTTCCTCGGCATGAATACGACAGACGTGAGGAATTCGGAGTGGAATCAAGCCATTTTTTGGATAACTGCAGTACCAGTTACGGTAGGAGTACTATCACTCGCATTTATCTACGGCTACAGAGGTGAAGAAATCCGTGACTGGATGATTCAAGCATTGCAGGCTCGAAGCCGTCAAGgtacagcatcagcatttCACGAAATGGGTGGACGAACATCGTTCGAAGCGAGACAAAAAGAGCGGTATCCGGCTATAACAGCAGAACAAAATACAATTGAGAAAAGAGGCTTCAGCAATCTAGTAAGAAGCAGAATGAAGAATATACCTGGCTGGCAGCGTCACATGAACGGCACCTTCAAGGTATCCGACGGGCTTGACGGGAGAGTTTCGATAAGGCGGCGAAACACAGAAGATAGTCTGGCACCTATGAGACATGAATGA
- a CDS encoding uncharacterized protein (EggNog:ENOG41), producing MDFKTPEMMALFSFENFRLATSFDNQAQAALLRPNPRLEQCLANSTAKGLPPISVLPMAGQHLSILAQLIGAKSILEVGTLGGYSSIVFAEAGAKVTSIEINPKHRDVALENVKGLDAEVLLGAALDVLPKLAEEGRQFDMVFIDAAFDDQWEHFDWAVKLTRPNGCIFLDDVIPTMIQNGQTKEGGETILTKIGRDERVQATLMPTVACHSMIPTPVFTGFVLAVVKGH from the coding sequence ATGGATTTCAAAACACCCGAGATGATGGCCCTTTTCAGCTTCGAAAACTTCCGCTTGGCCACGAGTTTCGACaaccaagctcaagctgcaTTGCTTCGTCCCAACCCCAGACTCGAGCAATGCTTGGCCAACTCTACAGCCAAAGGTCTTCCACCTATCAGTGTCCTCCCCATGGCCGGCCAACATCTATCCATTCTTGCTCAGCTCATTGGAGCCAAGTCGATTCTCGAAGTTGGTACGCTGGGGGGTTACTCGTCTATTGTGTTTGCAGAAGCAGGTGCCAAGGTGACCAGCATTGAGATCAACCCAAAACATCGCGACGTGGCGCTAGAGAATGTCAAAGGCCTCGACGCAGAAGTTCTACTCGGAGCGGCGCTGGATGTCTTGCCGAAGCTTGCGGAGGAAGGGAGGCAGTTTGACATGGTGTTCATTGACGCGGCCTTTGATGACCAATGGGAGCACTTTGACTGGGCGGTCAAGTTGACGCGCCCCAATGGATGTATATTCCTCGACGACGTGATCCCTACGATGATTCAGAACGGGCAGACAAAAGAGGGAGGCGAGACTATTTTGACAAAGATTGGCAGAGACGAGAGAGTTCAGGCCACGCTGATGCCGACCGTGGCTTGCCACTCTATGATACCTACGCCTGTGTTCACTGGCTTCGTCTTGGCCGTCGTCAAAGGCCACTAA
- a CDS encoding uncharacterized protein (EggNog:ENOG41), whose amino-acid sequence MEPALKRGIGVPLSGSSSRDARKRTPPSLSDCTSVFVVAPDSEQTLCEIPTNLVVDPFRQKRLHHKSKRGCLQCRKRRVKCDEKLPTCSACIRRQEPCSFKPVSRRREIEKSADVVDEVPRSLSQRCGLVLDEVDEAVNLLQMKLFHHFQHDTIPTLLFPSGAWINALQLSFSFPSLMHAMLCESARHLSYLFPDEQKYATAATTHLTKTLSIYCEDLSSKFTPSNVDAFMTTTTLLVMDMWSNTEFAVLEPDGTMSYDPLKDHLFQHSVGILHVFLNCVPLSLHKQSSLLPYVKYSSRTVLVNAAKLSRDSFDKFRRFFAYDRPVSPSLLSVPLPFIRNSDLTPESSLAVEIPKLAEIGPSTSKEAGYSLKGYYGIVDRLCLILSFLPEAQDGECEALNPELKRNLSRYIIIFPLLCDQQFVSMVRHGDLHAMVLLYHFYRAVRILVPSTEHWWAQKRAILAETAMEQWILRECTRNGTAAAVIDEQR is encoded by the exons ATGGAGCCTGCATTAAAACGCGGCATTGGCGTCCCTTTGTCTGGCTCTTCCTCCCGCGATGCACGCAAGAGGACCCCTCCGTCGCTGTCAGATTGCACCAGCGTCTTCGTTGTGGCCCCCGACTCGGAACAGACGTTGTGCGAGATCCCAACCAACTTGGTGGTGGATCCGTTTAGGCAAAAGAGGCTGCATCATAAGTCCAAGCGTGGCTGTCTCCAATGCAGAAAGCGGCGAGTAAAG TGCGACGAGAAACTTCCCACATGCTCGGCGTGCATCCGTCGACAGGAGCCTTGTAGCTTCAAGCCCGTGAGCCGTAGGAGAGAGATTGAGAAATCTGCAGACGTTGTCGACGAGGTGCCTCGGAGTCTCTCACAGCGATGCGGGCTGGTACTGGATGAAGTGGATGAAGCAGTCAACTTGCTACAGATGAAACTCTTCCATCACTTCCAGCATGACACTATCCCAACACTTCTCTTTCCTTCGGGAGCCTGGATTAATGCCCTGCAGCTATCTTTCAGCTTCCCCTCTCTGATGCATGCCATGCTCTGCGAGTCGGCAAGACATCTGTCGTATCTCTTTCCTGATGAGCAAAAGTATGCCACAGCGGCCACTACTCATTTGACAAAGACTTTAAGTATATACTGCGAAGATCTTTCCAGCAAATTTACACCGTCCAACGTCGACGCATTCATGACTACGACTACACTGTTAGTCATGGACATGTGGTCCAATACCGAGTTTGCAGTGCTTGAGCCTGACGGAACCATGTCGTATGATCCGCTCAAAGACCACCTCTTCCAACACAGCGTGGGTATTCTGCACGTATTCCTGAACTGTGTTCCCCTTTCCTTGCACAAGCAATCGTCATTACTTCCATACGTCAAGTACAGCTCTCGGACTGTCCTGGTCAATGCCGCAAAGCTAAGTAGAGATTCATTTGACAAGTTCAGGCGGTTCTTTGCGTACGACCGCCCTGTCAGCCCTTCTCTCCTTTCCGTCCCTCTCCCCTTCATTCGCAATTCCGACCTCACCCCAGAAAGCTCGTTGGCTGTGGAAATTCCAAAACTAGCAGAAATAGGTCCTTCCACGTCCAAAGAAGCAGGCTACTCTCTGAAAGGATACTATGGCATAGTGGATCGCCTTTGCCTCATATTGTCGTTCCTACCAGAGGCGCAAGATGGGGAATGCGAGGCTCTGAACCCCGAGTTGAAAAGAAACCTATCTCGGtatatcatcatcttccccCTTCTGTGTGACCAGCAGTTTGTGTCGATGGTGAGGCATGGAGACCTTCATGCAATGGTCTTGTTGTACCACTTTTACCGCGCTGTGAGGATCCTTGTTCCTTCAACAGAGCATTGGTGGGCACAAAAGAGAGCTATTTTGGCAGAGACGGCGATGGAGCAATGGATACTGCGAGAGTGCACCAGAAATGGGACGGCTGCTGCAGTCATAGACGAGCAACGTTGA